The stretch of DNA GTCATTTTGACGGAAACTTCCTCCCCTCTGAAAACATCAGAGCAGTTTGCGAAAGTGCTGCAGGAGGCATCTTCTTCTCAAAAATTCAAAGTCCTCTTCGATTTCAGAGAGCAACTTGACCTGGTGAACTTCAAGACGCGTCTGAATGGGTTGGGATTGAGCAAATCAGCCAGAAGAGATGAAGTCATAAAAGCCTTGAATATCCTGTCTGACAGGAAAGAAAAGGAGATCCGTCCAATCGTGGAATCCCTGATGGAACGCGGGGAGATCGAATACTTCAAGAAGTTCAGCATAGTGAATAGATTTTACGCTGTTGCCAGTGCTAGCGCCATCCGGGCTCTCGCCGCACGTGAAGATATCGCAAGGGTTATTGAAGAGTATCATTCTGCCTCAGAGCGCGCAGGAAGCCAATATGAAAATATTAAAGAGATCGAGGCGCTGCAGGGGGATATTACGGAGAACTGGGCTCTGAAGATTATGGGAGCAGAAAAGGTGTGGGCCATGGGGTTTGATGGATCAGGAGTCGTCGTTGGTTCTCTTGATACGGGTGTATGGTTGCACCATGAACAGCTCAGAAAAAATTTTCGGGGAGGAGACAAGAGCTGGTTCGATCCGGTCACGGGTACCTCAGAGCCTTTTGACAGCAAAGGCCATGGAACTGGAGTCCTGTCATGCGCCTCGGGAAGGAATGAGAACAGGAAGAAGATTGGAGTCGCTCCCGGTTCCACCTGGGTCGCAGCGCTCGCCAACCATAAGAATTTTTACAATAACATCCATATGACATGCTGTGCCGACTGGATGCTGAACGTTGCAAAGCCTGACGTCATCGTAAACGCCTGGTCTCACTCCCGTTCTAAATGCAAAGACTTCGATCTTGATTTCATAAATGCCTGGAAGGCTGCGGAGATATTTCCAGTTTTCGCGGCGGGGAATCAGGGCCCATCTCATTCCAGCAGCGAATCTCCGGCGGATCTCCCCTCGACATTCCCGGGAGGTGTTCCCGCTTTTTCTGTCGGTTCAGTTAACGCCGGGAAAGAAGTCTCCAGCTTTTCCTCCAGAGGTCCGAGTCGCTGTTCTGGAGAGATCTTTCCAATGGTCGTTGCTCCCGGAGAAGATGTCTTCTTTGCCTTTCCAATCCAGTCAAATTCTTACATGACTTACAGCGGCACATCGGCGGCTTCAGGATACGCTGCAGGTGCCGTTGCCATTCTCATCCAGAAGTATCCAGAAATGAGCGTGGAGGATCTGGAACGTCTCTTGAAAAATCATGCCGTGGACCTGGGAAGTCCTGGACCAGACAACGAGAGCGGCTTCGGTCTCATCTATCTTCCCGATCTCATTCGCTCTCAATGGTGAATCTCTCACAATCATCTTAAATATATTCCCTGAATATTTCGATGCACTTCCTGTATGATTATCACGAAAACTATTTTGTCCTGACTCGATTAGAACGTATTGAACTGGTGATCAGCGTGGACGAATCGATTTGAGGGCTTGCTGGCTTTGTTCGAAATTGGGATCATCCTTGGAGAGCATGCTGAAATGCTTCTTTGCCTCTTCGACCTGCCCCAGCTTCAAGAAGCAGAGCCCCATGAAATAATGTGCCGAGGATCGATCCTCCCTCGCGAGCACTTTGCCAAAGCAGTTCATGGCCTCTTTCACATGGCCAGCCTGGGCGAGGCACTGGCCATAGAGGAGAAGTAGATCTGTGTCTTCCCCGGCCATGGATTCGAAAGGCTCAAGAATTGAAGCGGCTTGTGCTGCTTGACCCGCCATGAGGAGGGATCTTGCGTAGGATTGCGCCACATCCGGATCTTTCGGTTTATTTCTATGGACGAAGGAGTAATGTTCCGCGGCTGTCGCGAAATCCTGAGCCTGGAAAGCAATCTCCGCCCGAATCGTATGAAGGGACCCATCATCGGGAATCATCTGCAAAGCCCTATCTATGATTTTAGTAGCTTCTGTTCCATTTCCCATCTGGATAAGCGCATAGGCCAGGTTTGGATAGAGCTCCACCTGAAGATGGTTTATCTCAAGGCTTCTCTTGTATTGCCGTGCAGCCTTTTCCCATTCTTTCCTTTTCAATAATAACCCTGCAAGTTCATTGAGGATTTCGGGAAAATCTGGAAATTTTGAGAGGAGAGAAGTATAGTAAGCTTCCGCTTCCTCATGGCGATTCATTGCAACAAGTGTCTGTCCGATCGTCAATCTCAGGACAGCATTGCCGGGATCCTTCTGCTCCAAGTTCCTCAGTTCTTCAAGCGCGGAACCGACATTCTTACCGCTGTAAATTTGCAATCTCGCTGCTTCCATCTTTCTGAAAAGGTCGATGCGATCCTTGGGATCGGCCAGCGCTCCGGAAGGAGTGACCCGAATGCCAGCTCCAATGTATCCCAGGCTCTGGAGTAGTTCTCGCTCTCTCACGGAGAGCCGGGTTTCCGCTCTACCAGGAACTCCCTGGATGCTTCTGAGAAGATCTGACAGTTCCAGTTCCGTCTCCTTTGCATGTTCGCCCTGAGATTCATAAAGATTCTTCTCTTCGAGGGGATCCTTCGCGAGATCGTACAACTCGGGGTATGGAGCAAGAATGAATTTTTCAAAAGATTTCCGAAAACCAATCAGCGGACTCCAACCGAAAGTTTCGTAGGGATGATAGCTCTCGATATAGTAGGGCCTTTCATCAAGCCTTTCTGCTGTTCCAAGCAACAATCCTTTCAACGAGCGTCCCTGAACCTTTGGTGGAACTGAAAATCCCAGAAGATCCGCAACCGTGGGAAAGATGTCGACGATCCCGACCTGGTCCTCAATCAAAATCCTTCGCACACACGGGCCTCCCTGGAAGATGAGCGGAACGTGAATAGTGGAGTCGTAAATGAAGAGTCCGTGGGTCTCCTCTCCATGCTCACCAAGGGATTCCCCATGGTCCGATGTCACGATGATGAGAGTGTCATCGAGTGCGTTAGCACGATCGCAGCTTGAGAGTATCCTCCCAAGCTGCTTGTCTATGTAAGCAATCTCACCAGCATATCTCTGTTCCCTGGCCGTGCCGAAGCGCCTGATGAACTCCTCCGGAGGCGCATAGGGGGCATGGGCATCGAAGAAATGGATGAAAAGAAAGAAAGGTTTTCGCGAGGGAAGCTCCTTGCGCACCCATGAGATTACCGCATCAGCCACTTCTCCGGCTGATCGTTGTGCAAAGATTCCCATGCGAAATCCATCCCCCTTTTCCTGTTCAGGAAGGGATATGCGATCATCGTATAGATCAAATCCCTGGGCCAGTCCGAATCTTCTTGAAACAGGAAATGCAGAGACAAAGCCAGCCGTCACATAGCCTCTTGACTTGAGGAATTCAGCAAGCGTCTCCTCTGAAGCCGGAAGCGCATATGTTCCATTGCCGTGCACTCCATGAGCCATCGGATATAGGCCGGTCAGCATGGAACAGTGGGCTGGCGTGGTGATACTGTTCGTCGATATTGCCCGAGTGAAGACTACACCCTTCCCGGCCAGGGCATCGATATTAGGTGTTTCGGCCAACCAGCTGCCAGCGTATCCGAGAAAATCAGCACGAACAGTATCAAGGCTGATCAGTATGACATTCAATGGTTTTGCTTGTGAGAAATGCGAGCAGCAGAAAAATGCGAGAAGGCTCAAGGCAGCGAGTGTGATAAGGAATAAAGAAATCCTAAGATGCGCGCTCCCTTTCATCATGATGATCTAAATATATTATATGTTTAAAAAGATTCTGAAAATAGGGCATTTGATTTGGAGGAAAGTCTTCACAACTTCAATGACATGAGGCAGAAAAAAAGGGGGGCGAAATTGCCCCCCTTGAGTACCACGATCAGACTGGATTAGTACAGCTTGTTTGCCCCTTTTCTGTAATCGTCAGAGGAGAATCCAGGCTTACCGACAATCTTGAACTCGTCAGAGATACCGTTGTAGGTAACGGTCACTGTGGTCCAATCTGTGGCATATTTGTCTAACCAGTCGGCATACCACTTCAACGTGCTGGAATTGACCGGGTTGGCCAGATCGATGGCTGCATCTCTTCCCTGCGGATTGAAGAAGAAGCTTGTGCCCACATTGAACGGAACGTTCCAGCTGTTGCCATACTCATTCTCGAGGTTAACTGTGAGGTTCGTTCTGTTAATGTTGTAATACAGTCCCTCTTTGCCGTTCATGGTTCCAAGTTCACCCATGTTGAGCAGGCTGATCTTGTCAGCGAGCGGAATGTTTCTACCGCACTCACCATATCTCCATCTTCCCGTTGACCACAGGAATCCGAATGTCTGCGATGTGCAGTTCCAGTTCACCGTGTATGGATAGTAATCATAGCCAGATTCGCACTTCGGATATGGTCTGTCGGCACTGACCCAGGAGCAACCGTTCCAATCGGGGTTGCAATAGTAGTCACTGTGCCAGCTCCAACCTACTGCCGGTTCCATATTGATGAAGTTGCTGAGTTTCTGATCACCATTGGCTGCCTGATCCACAAACCACAGAACCTCTTCTGCATGATCCGGGAAGATCTTCATTACCCGCATCGGCTCTTTTACGTGAGCTTTACCATTGGTGTTGACAAGCACACCATGGCCTTCTGGTCCGGCCTGATCCCAATCGCGGATGCAGCCATAGTCGACCAGCGCACAGCCAAACATCGATGCGACTGCTAAACAAAACACAGCGGTTAATAGTTTCTTCATTTTGGCTCCTTTCAATTAATGAGTTTGATTTTTCAATCAAATCCCAACTACCAGCTTAAATTTTGCTCTTTCTACCCCCCCCTTCTTCCTGGGATTCGCCAGCCTCACCGCCTCATTTATGAGCCCAGCGTAATTTTGCGTTTATTCATTTACTTTGAGCAAGATAGCAGGTCAAGGCAAAAAAGTAGACAAATATACAGATATTTATCACGGATTTTTAAATTTTTCACTTTTTGCTGTTTAAATTGCAGCAGATATTGTCAATTGACGATGCTTATGCTTCCACTCTTCGTCTGGATGATGTATGGCTTCGCCGCGATGATCGTCCCGGATATTTTCTTCTTCTGCGGATTCTGGAACCCCAGAAGCCGTTTGACATTCTTCACGTAATCCATCGTCTCGGGATAGGGAGGAATGCCACCATGATCGAGTACGGCTCTCTCGCCTGCATTGTAAGCGGCAAGAGCCAGTGAAAGATCCTCGCCAAAAAAATCAAGCAGGTATCTTAAATACTTGACGCCACCGAGGATGTTCTCATGCGGGTCGAAGATATCTTTCACGCCAAACCGTTTTGCAGTTCCATCCATTAGCTGCATGAGCCCTTTGGCACCTTTAGGGGAAACTGCAAAGGGGTTGTAACCTGATTCCACCGTGATGATGGCCCTGGTGAGTGAAGATGGGATGGCGTTTCTTTTGGAGATCTCTTCAATGATCTTGTTCCAATTTTCCAGTGTGGTTTGCACAGGATGGGACTGGAAAGCCATGTTGGAACTTCCAATCTTTTTATTATATCCCTGGGATGGGATGTTAGTAATCAACAGGGAAGTCTCCTCCTCGAAGAGATAAATCTCTTCGGCCAGAGTGGTCTCAAGGAAAAGCATCATCGTTGCCAGCACAAGAAAGAATTTAGCGGATGAGATGATACGAATCTTTGTGGACATTTCAGCAGATCTCCTCGATAACCTTCATCCCCCTCTCTATCGCTTCATCCAGCTTCTTCAAATCCCTCCCGCCCGCTTCGGCAAGATCGGCTCTTCCTCCGCCCCTGCCTCCAATTACTGCAGCCATCTCCCTGGCGATCACCGCTGCATTGCACTTTTGCGCCAGATTCTCCGTCACTGCCACAAGAAGAGCTACCTTTTCCTCTTCGACGTTTTCGAGGATGATGATGGCGGAACCGAGTTTCTTCTTCAAGTTGTCTGCAAGGGTCCTCATTTCGCACTTCTCGAGTCCATCGACTCTTCTGATCACTACCCTGTGCCCCTTGATGGTCTCAATCCTCTCAAAGCATTCATCTCTTATCTCTCCGGTCAGACCCTTCATCCGTAATCTGCTGATCTCGCTCTTCAGCGACCTGATTTCAGAAAGCCATTGGCTGATGGCCTCCACAGGATCTCCATGGCTAATATTGAGCATATCTTTAATCTTTTCAAGATGATTGTAGTTTTCTCTCAGGAGATGGAAGGCTCTATCCCCCGTCACGGCTTCGATCCTGCGGATGCCGGATGCTACGCTTCGCTCCAACACTATCTTGAAGAGGCCGATCTCTCCTGTGCGGCGGCAATGAATCCCCCCGCATAGTTCGGCGCTCACCTCGCCGATCCTCACTACTCTGACCCTCTCACCATACTTCTCACCAAAAAAAGCGATTACTCCTTTCTCAAGGGCTTCCCTGTATGATGATTCTTCCACATCAATGGGGATGTCTTCGAGGATAATCCTGTTGACGGTCCGTTCTATTTCCGCGATGGTTTCAGACGAGAGAGCGGAATAATGACTGAAATCGAATCTTAATCTATCCGGTTCCACAAGAGAGCCGCACTGTTTGATGTGAAGTCCAACAGAATCCCGGAGCGCATAATGCAGAAGATGCGTCGCGGTATGATTTCTCATGATCCTGTGCCTTCTTTCGCTGTCGATCTCGGCGACTGCCAGATCCCCCATGTGAACTTCTCCCTCTTCTACTTTCAGGTGATGGACAATCAGCCCCGGCAGGGGCGTCTGTACATCGAAGACATGGCATCGCCAGCGGGGCGTGACAATGTATCCTCTATCTCCCACCTGGCCACCGGCTTCGGCATAGAAAGGCGTCTTGTCCAGGATCAGCTCACCCTTTTCACCGACAGAGAGTTTCTCGACGGTTTCATCGCCACGGATAATCTCCAGGACTCTGCAGTCAAAGACCTCATGTTGCTCATAACCAAGAAACCGAGTTGAACAGTATTCTTTAACGCTATCGTAAACCGCCTTCCCTCTTTTCCCAACCTGCGCTGCGGCTTTGCTGCTCGATGCCACTCTCTGTTTTTCCATCTCTTCCTTGAAACTGGCCTCATCTATAGAATAGCCTTTCTCTGATGCGATGTCCTTCGCCAGGTCGAGAGGAAGGCCATATGTGTCGTACAGCTTGAATACATCCCTTCCGCTTATGATCCTCTCCTCATTATCCGACCGTGAGATCAGCTCATCGAGAAGTGCAACAGCCGTAGAAAGTGTCTTGGCATATCGTTCCTCTTCCGCACGGCACAGTTCAAGGATGTAATCTTTCGCTTCGATAAGTTCTGGATAGTTGTTCCCCATCTCCCTGACGACGATAGGTGTGAGATGATGGAGGAAGGGTCGATTCAGACCGAGAAAACCTCCATGTCTGATGGCTCTTCTCAGGATTCTTCTCAGCACATATCCTCGCTTCGTGTTTGAAGGATAGACCCCGTCAGCGATGAGGAAGGAGATAGCCCTCGCATGATCCGCAATGACTCTGAAGGAGACATCGTGCTCCGCACCGTAGGGAATTGCCGTGATTCTTGCCGTTTCTTCGATCAGCGGTCTGAAGAGGTCCGTATCGTAATTGCTATGGACGCCTTGAAGGACGGCTGCCAGCCTCTCAAGACCAGCGCCTGTGTCGATACTCGGCGCCTGAAGCGGCTCCAGCTTTCCCTGTTCATCGCTGTTGAACTGGATGAAGACAAGATTCCACAGTTCCATGAAGCGATCGCAATCGCATCCAACACCGCATTCCTCCTTCCCACATCCAATCCCCTCTCCCTGATCGAAATGAATCTCGGAGCATGGTCCGCATGGGCCTGTTTCCCCCATGATCCAGAAATTATCCTTCGCCCCCATCTTCACTATCCTCGATTGATCGACGCCGATCTCCCGTTCCCAGATCTGGAAGGCTTCATCGTCCTCTTCAAAGACCGTCACCCACAGGTTCTCTTCCGGGATCCTGTAGGATTTCGTGATGAGTTCCCATCCATAGGCTATCGCTTCTTTTTTGAAGTAGTCGCCGAAGGAGAAATTGCCCAGCATCTCGAAGAAGGTATGATGCCGCGCCGTCTTCCCGACCTGTTCAAAATCGTTGTGCTTCCCGCTGACGCGGAGACACTTCTGAGATGATGTGGCTCTCCTGAACTTCTTTTCCTCGTATCCGAGGAAGACATTCTTGAACTGGTTCATGCCTGCATTGGTGAAGAGGAGCGTCGGATCATCGGCGGGCACCAGGGGAGCGCTTCTCACGACCACATGCCCCCTCTCCTCAAAGTATCTTAAGAATCTTTCTCTAACCTCATCCGATCTCATCGTCTCGTTCATCCATCACTTTCCATTTTCTTATCCTTTCCATTACGGAACTTGCCGAGAAGCCTCTTCGCATCAGATAATTGTAAAGCCTTCGATAGCTCTTCTCGCTGGAATCCACCCTCAGGAGATGCAGCTTCTTCCTGATTGCTTTTTCC from Acidobacteriota bacterium encodes:
- a CDS encoding sulfatase-like hydrolase/transferase; this encodes MNVILISLDTVRADFLGYAGSWLAETPNIDALAGKGVVFTRAISTNSITTPAHCSMLTGLYPMAHGVHGNGTYALPASEETLAEFLKSRGYVTAGFVSAFPVSRRFGLAQGFDLYDDRISLPEQEKGDGFRMGIFAQRSAGEVADAVISWVRKELPSRKPFFLFIHFFDAHAPYAPPEEFIRRFGTAREQRYAGEIAYIDKQLGRILSSCDRANALDDTLIIVTSDHGESLGEHGEETHGLFIYDSTIHVPLIFQGGPCVRRILIEDQVGIVDIFPTVADLLGFSVPPKVQGRSLKGLLLGTAERLDERPYYIESYHPYETFGWSPLIGFRKSFEKFILAPYPELYDLAKDPLEEKNLYESQGEHAKETELELSDLLRSIQGVPGRAETRLSVRERELLQSLGYIGAGIRVTPSGALADPKDRIDLFRKMEAARLQIYSGKNVGSALEELRNLEQKDPGNAVLRLTIGQTLVAMNRHEEAEAYYTSLLSKFPDFPEILNELAGLLLKRKEWEKAARQYKRSLEINHLQVELYPNLAYALIQMGNGTEATKIIDRALQMIPDDGSLHTIRAEIAFQAQDFATAAEHYSFVHRNKPKDPDVAQSYARSLLMAGQAAQAASILEPFESMAGEDTDLLLLYGQCLAQAGHVKEAMNCFGKVLAREDRSSAHYFMGLCFLKLGQVEEAKKHFSMLSKDDPNFEQSQQALKSIRPR
- a CDS encoding S8 family serine peptidase, which gives rise to MLDTLFLILLCSLFVMSSCTISSKKRSERISFKTDDVPVVILTETSSPLKTSEQFAKVLQEASSSQKFKVLFDFREQLDLVNFKTRLNGLGLSKSARRDEVIKALNILSDRKEKEIRPIVESLMERGEIEYFKKFSIVNRFYAVASASAIRALAAREDIARVIEEYHSASERAGSQYENIKEIEALQGDITENWALKIMGAEKVWAMGFDGSGVVVGSLDTGVWLHHEQLRKNFRGGDKSWFDPVTGTSEPFDSKGHGTGVLSCASGRNENRKKIGVAPGSTWVAALANHKNFYNNIHMTCCADWMLNVAKPDVIVNAWSHSRSKCKDFDLDFINAWKAAEIFPVFAAGNQGPSHSSSESPADLPSTFPGGVPAFSVGSVNAGKEVSSFSSRGPSRCSGEIFPMVVAPGEDVFFAFPIQSNSYMTYSGTSAASGYAAGAVAILIQKYPEMSVEDLERLLKNHAVDLGSPGPDNESGFGLIYLPDLIRSQW
- the alaS gene encoding alanine--tRNA ligase; amino-acid sequence: MNETMRSDEVRERFLRYFEERGHVVVRSAPLVPADDPTLLFTNAGMNQFKNVFLGYEEKKFRRATSSQKCLRVSGKHNDFEQVGKTARHHTFFEMLGNFSFGDYFKKEAIAYGWELITKSYRIPEENLWVTVFEEDDEAFQIWEREIGVDQSRIVKMGAKDNFWIMGETGPCGPCSEIHFDQGEGIGCGKEECGVGCDCDRFMELWNLVFIQFNSDEQGKLEPLQAPSIDTGAGLERLAAVLQGVHSNYDTDLFRPLIEETARITAIPYGAEHDVSFRVIADHARAISFLIADGVYPSNTKRGYVLRRILRRAIRHGGFLGLNRPFLHHLTPIVVREMGNNYPELIEAKDYILELCRAEEERYAKTLSTAVALLDELISRSDNEERIISGRDVFKLYDTYGLPLDLAKDIASEKGYSIDEASFKEEMEKQRVASSSKAAAQVGKRGKAVYDSVKEYCSTRFLGYEQHEVFDCRVLEIIRGDETVEKLSVGEKGELILDKTPFYAEAGGQVGDRGYIVTPRWRCHVFDVQTPLPGLIVHHLKVEEGEVHMGDLAVAEIDSERRHRIMRNHTATHLLHYALRDSVGLHIKQCGSLVEPDRLRFDFSHYSALSSETIAEIERTVNRIILEDIPIDVEESSYREALEKGVIAFFGEKYGERVRVVRIGEVSAELCGGIHCRRTGEIGLFKIVLERSVASGIRRIEAVTGDRAFHLLRENYNHLEKIKDMLNISHGDPVEAISQWLSEIRSLKSEISRLRMKGLTGEIRDECFERIETIKGHRVVIRRVDGLEKCEMRTLADNLKKKLGSAIIILENVEEEKVALLVAVTENLAQKCNAAVIAREMAAVIGGRGGGRADLAEAGGRDLKKLDEAIERGMKVIEEIC
- a CDS encoding lytic transglycosylase domain-containing protein; this encodes MSTKIRIISSAKFFLVLATMMLFLETTLAEEIYLFEEETSLLITNIPSQGYNKKIGSSNMAFQSHPVQTTLENWNKIIEEISKRNAIPSSLTRAIITVESGYNPFAVSPKGAKGLMQLMDGTAKRFGVKDIFDPHENILGGVKYLRYLLDFFGEDLSLALAAYNAGERAVLDHGGIPPYPETMDYVKNVKRLLGFQNPQKKKISGTIIAAKPYIIQTKSGSISIVN